One region of Centropristis striata isolate RG_2023a ecotype Rhode Island chromosome 3, C.striata_1.0, whole genome shotgun sequence genomic DNA includes:
- the LOC131968792 gene encoding enhancer of split mbeta protein-like: MEPAEIRFSLQRPLQHTDPDMAPKTTAAMTNSQEHLTLTHKLRKPLVEKLRRERINSSIEQLKSLLGPEFLKQQTDSKLEKADILEMAVCVLRRLQQQNQQQRRLLNHFNKLQSSSDNNLREADFSPLSSTVQTSITTDKSPVNSAAWRPW; the protein is encoded by the exons ATGGAGCCAGCAGAGATCAGATTCTCTCTACAGAGACCTCTACAGCACACAGATCCAGACATGGCTCCTAAAACCACTGCAGCAATGACCAACTCTCAGGAGCATCTCACTCTGACCCACAAG CTCAGAAAACCTCTGGTGGAGAAGTTACGCAGAGAGCGAATCAACAGCAGCATTGAGCAGCTCAAGTCTCTCCTGGGTCCAGAGTTCctcaaacagcagacagactccAAGCTGGAGAAAGCAGACATCCTGGAGATGGCAGTTTGTGTCCTGAGACGACTGCAGCAGCAGAATCAGCAGCAGAGAAGACTGCTGAACCACTTCAACAAGCTGCAGTCTTCCTCTGATAACAACCTGAGAGAGGCTGACTTTTCTCCTCTGAGCTCCACAGTCCAGACCAGCATCACCACAGACAAGAGTCCAGTCAACAGCGCCGCCTGGAGGCCGTGGTAG
- the LOC131968577 gene encoding transcription factor HES-5-like gives MEPAEIRFSLQRPLQHTDPDMAPTTTAAMTNSQEHLTLTHKLRKPLVEKLRRERINSSIEQLKSLLGPEFLKQQPDSKLEKADILEMTVCVLRRLQQQNQAVDSAAVNQGYSRCVQEVTHFLSKEQMKTQSQRRLLNHFNKLQSSSDNNLREADFSPLSSTVQTSITTDKSPVNSAAWRPW, from the exons ATGGAGCCAGCAGAGATCAGATTCTCTCTACAGAGACCTCTACAGCACACAGATCCAGACATGGCTCCTACAACCACTGCAGCAATGACCAACTCTCAGGAGCATCTCACTCTGACCCACAAG CTCAGAAAACCTCTGGTGGAGAAGTTACGCAGAGAGCGAATCAACAGCAGCATTGAGCAGCTCAAGTCTCTCCTGGGTCCAGAGTTCCTCAAACAGCAGCCAGACTCCAAGCTGGAGAAAGCAGACATCCTGGAGATGACAGTTTGTGTCCTGAGACGACTGCAGCAGCAGAATCAAGCTGTGGACTCAGCAGCTGTCAATCAGGGCTACTCGAGGTGTGTTCAAGAGGTGACACACTTCCTGTCCAAAGAGCAGATGAAGACACAATCCCAGAGAAGACTGCTGAACCACTTCAACAAGCTGCAGTCTTCCTCTGATAACAACCTGAGAGAGGCTGACTTCTCTCCTCTGAGCTCCACAGTCCAGACCAGCATCACCACAGACAAGAGTCCAGTCAACAGCGCCGCCTGGAGGCCGTGGTAG
- the LOC131968694 gene encoding transcription factor HES-5-like — MEPAEIRFSLQRPLEHTDPDMAPTTTAAMTNSQEHLTLTHKFRKPLVEKLRRERINSSIEQLKSLLGPEFLKQQPDSKLEKADILKMTVCVPRRLQQQNQAVDSAAVNQGYSRCVQEVTHFLSKEQMKTQSQRRLLNHFNKLQSSSDNNLREADFSPLSSTVQTSITTDKSPVNSAAWRPW; from the exons ATGGAGCCAGCAGAGATCAGATTCTCTCTACAGAGACCTCTAGAGCACACAGATCCAGACATGGCTCCTACAACCACTGCAGCAATGACCAACTCTCAGGAGCATCTCACTCTGACCCACAAG TTCAGAAAACCTCTGGTGGAGAAGTTACGCAGAGAGCGAATCAACAGCAGCATTGAGCAGCTCAAGTCTCTCCTGGGTCCAGAGTTCCTCAAACAGCAGCCAGACTCCAAGCTGGAGAAAGCAGACATCCTAAAGATGACAGTTTGTGTCCCGAGACGACTGCAGCAGCAGAATCAAGCTGTGGACTCAGCAGCTGTCAATCAGGGCTACTCCAGGTGTGTCCAAGAGGTGACACACTTCCTGTCCAAAGAGCAGATGAAGACACAGTCCCAGAGAAGACTGCTGAACCACTTCAACAAGCTGCAGTCTTCCTCTGATAACAACTTGAGAGAGGCTGACTTCTCTCCTCTGAGCTCCACAGTCCAGACCAGCATCACCACAGACAAGAGTCCAGTCAACAGCGCCGCCTGGAGGCCGTGGTAG
- the LOC131968724 gene encoding transcription factor HES-5-like — protein sequence MEPAEIRFSLQRPLQHTDPDMAPTTTAAMTNSQEHLTLTHKLRKPLVEKLRRERINSSIEQLKSLLGPEFLKQQPDSKLEKADILEMTVCVLRRLQQQNQAVDSAAVNQGYSRCVQEVTHFLSKEQMKTQSQRRLLNHFNKLQSSSDNNLREADFSPLSSTVQTSITTDKSPVNSAPWRPW from the exons ATGGAGCCAGCAGAGATCAGATTCTCTCTACAGAGACCTCTACAGCACACAGATCCAGACATGGCTCCTACAACCACTGCAGCAATGACCAACTCTCAGGAGCATCTCACTCTGACCCACAAG CTCAGAAAACCTCTGGTGGAGAAGTTACGCAGAGAGCGAATCAACAGCAGCATTGAGCAGCTCAAGTCTCTCCTGGGTCCAGAGTTCCTCAAACAGCAGCCAGACTCCAAGCTGGAGAAAGCAGACATCCTGGAGATGACAGTTTGTGTCCTGAGACGACTGCAGCAGCAGAATCAAGCTGTGGACTCAGCAGCTGTCAATCAGGGCTACTCGAGGTGTGTTCAAGAGGTGACACACTTCCTGTCCAAAGAGCAGATGAAGACACAATCCCAGAGAAGACTGCTGAACCACTTCAACAAGCTGCAGTCTTCCTCTGATAACAACCTGAGAGAGGCTGACTTCTCTCCTCTGAGCTCCACAGTCCAGACCAGCATCACCACAGACAAGAGTCCagtcaacagcgccccctggaggCCGTGGTAG